The window taccatgttcatctgtacaaacaatagtacgcaagtattaacaccatgggaccaaggagcagtcataccgctcaggaaggagacgcgttctctcccctagagatgaacgtactttggtgtgaaaagtgcaaaacaatcccagaacaacagcaaatgactttgtgaagatgctggagggaacaggtacaaaagtatctatatccacagtaaaacaagtccaatatcgacataacctgaaaggcggctcagcaaggaagaagccactgctccaaaaccgccataaaaaagccacactacagtttgcaactgcacatgggaacaaatatcgtactttttggagaaatgtcctctggtctgatgaaacaaaaataaacttttgggccataatgaccattgttatgtttggaggaaaaagggggaggcttgcagccgaagaacaccatcccaaccatgaagcacgggggtggcaatatcatgttgtgttggtgctttgctgcagaagggactggtgcacttcacaaaatagatggcatcataaggtaggaaaattatgtggatatattgaagcaagacaTATTGATATGAAGATATtgatctcaagacatcagtcaggaagttcaagcttggtcacaaatgggtcttccaaatggataatgatcCCAAGCTTACTTCCAaatttgttgcaaaatggcttaaggacaacaaagtcaatgtattggagtgccATCACGAATccctgaccttaatcccatagaaaatttgtgggcagaactgaaaacgtgtgtgtgtgtgcaagcaaggaggcctacaaacctgacttagttacaccagctctgtcaggaggaatgggccaaaattcaccaaacttattgtgagaagcttgtggaaggctacctgaaacattcgacccaagttaaaccatttaaaggcaatgttaccaaataataattgagtggatgtaaacttctgacccactgggaatgtgatgaaagatatataaaagctgaaataaatcactctactattattctgacatttcacattcttaaaataaagtggtgatcctaactgacctaagacagggaatttacctaggattaaatgtcaggaattgtgaaactgaatttaaatgtatttggctaaggtgtatgtaaacttctgacttcaactgtatgttatcacgttatcacattaacttcacacATGAGATCATATGTGAATTTCATGTGATTTTTCCATAAGGGAACTCAATACATTTGATGTATTATTCTTCGATGCATCCTGGCCACTGATATAAGGCATAATGAGATCCAGTTGAATGCCTGGGAATCTTTCCATCTGGATTAAAGTGATGGTTATGTTCCCCTGTCTCCTTCCAGCTGATAATGATCATGATCAAAGTGAGTGACTTCAACGAGACACGGCCCATGGACGTGGCTGAGCCCTGGTTGGACTGCCTCCTGCAGGAGGAGTTCTACAACCAGGTAACTAACCACAACAACCCAGATATTGGTTATGTTCCAATATACACATGACTATGCATATAAATCATGGCTAAAACACTGCTTCCTTCTGAATGGAGAATAGAGTGGATAATACTAATTAAGTCTGTGGTGTGGATTTTCTCACCACATCCTGTTCTCCACTGCTCTCCCTTGTGGTGACATGGAGAAGCTGGAGGGTCTTCCTGTGACTCCATTCATGGACAGGGACAAGGTGACCAaagccccactgtatgtacataaaaaatatatgaatgagtgatggtacagaacggcataggcaagatgcagtagatggtatcgagtacagtatgcaCTAGCCCAACTCAAGCAGACATATTTGTGTAAACCTCTCCAGAGTGACCCTTTTCCTCTCTGTGCCCCTGTAGCAGCACGTCATAGACTCGGTGCGTAAAGGCCCTGGACTACTACACAGAGATGGAGaaagcaccagagagagagaaactgatcTGAGCACCAAGCGACAAGGCAGCCACAGCCAAGAACAAGGATACTACACTTCAGAACCCTCAGAACACAGTCCATCAGAGACTGGGAACACCTAGAAACCAGCCACATTGTGCTGGCCTGCTGATAGGCTAGTGTACAGTATGACCAGGAGTAACCAAGCAAACAATAGAAAGGATATTACTGCGACATTACTGACTGTGTCACAAATAGGGCTTTGTGTTGTGTGAATTGAAGCACTTTACTAATATGGCTCCTTTGGTCTTTGTAGAAAAGAGGTATTCACAGTCTTGTTACAGGACTTTTGTCTGCTGTTTTTTGCTACACAAATGTTTTTACTGcatatattcagcatttcaaaaTATTTGtatattaaccaggtaggcctgtTGATAAATATGATCTATATAAAACAATTTTGCTtgtattttacttttagattgaTGTGTTTTACTGATTCTCAAAGAGACAAACACAACAATCAAACGTTTTCATGTTTTAATATTATTCAACAACGTAGATTTTCATTATCTTGGTCATAATTTGGTGATGCAAAAAAAAAATCGATATGGGAGAATGATGACATCACCTCAAAGCGACACATTTACGAAGGACCCATGTGCACGCATTGGTATTTTTTTGTTTAGCTACCAACTGTTTTGATTCATTGTGCAAAAGAAAACTAGTTACCATATCCTTtacaaaatacaataatttgtagAAAGATGTCTGTCCCGGAAATGTTCAGTTACATTCAGGGTTTTCTGAGTGCGGATCAAGAAATAAGAGAGGTAATGTTTCTGTCTACCGAGCTAGCTCAGAACTGCAAAGCTAGCATTTGACTCAGTTGTACAGTCAGTGAGGCTGGCATTGAATAACATGTTCACTTAAAATGCGCTGTATGGTAAACTGCGTGCAAGAAATGTTTTGCAGACATTtgctatatagctagctagcagctaacTACAGTCATTGCAATTGTTAGGAGGACACATGCATGCATTTTGTTTTTGCAAATTCATACCGTTGTCTACCCAGCTAACGGCTCATGTTATCTTCCAGGACATTCGAAAAGTGGTCCAGGTTCTGGAACAGACAGCGAGGGAGATCCTGACACTACTTCAAAGTGTCCATCAACCATCTGGATTCAAAGAGAGTGAGTGCCCAATCACATGGGGTACATTCGTTATTGCACCGTAGCGAAACATTTTTCAACCAAAACGTTTCTTATTAGAGAATCTGGGCTAATAGTCAGATGTAATTACAGCTCCAACAATGCAGcacaaagtgaaataaaaacaatACAAATAAGTAATATCTAATTAACAACTGTGACAATGATACATCTACGTCGGGGGACAcgtagctgactagtggtgtctatagcgtaccacagtatgagtcataatacccataaaaccgagcggtcaaacagggaaatggtttcaatcgtttttccaccattaatTTCCCCCAAAATAAGGGTTGTATTTCGTGtaccgtgtaaatctctctaaGACAAGGTGACTTATTCTCCCCACAAAAATATGAAATGTTAATTACCTGCTCATCATAAACAAcgacaaatgccatgatgatctgggtGAGAATGCCGAAtagaggcaaaggtaagaatctctggattaactagctaatgttagcactGAACAGATTGGCTACATATCTTTAAATgtacaattctgtgaactgtcttgtgcagtATTTATTTTGTACTTTTTACCCCATTTTCTACCATCGCTGCAAATCCCGTATGGACTCGCAGAGGGGAAGGTCGAGAGGCATGCGTCCTCGGAAAcgcaaccctgccaagccgcagtgctttttgacacactgctcgcttaacccagaagccagccgcaccaatgtgtcgtagGAAACGCCATGCAActgaagtcagcgtgcatgcgccccgGCCTGCCACAAGATGGGACAAGGACCTcccggctggccaaaccctcccctaacccggatgacgctgggccaattgtgagccgccttatgggtctcccggtcacagccggctGCAACACAACCTGGggttgaacccgggtctgtagtgtcaccactagcactgcagtgccttagaccgctgcgccactcggctCACAAGTTTTAAATGGACACAATAGCTGTTAGCAAAGGCATACGCTAGGGATGATGTGctggagcttgcagggatttgtagttttgcatgatgtcTTGTTCGGGTGGGTGAGGGAAGTGCAGTGGTGATTGCGTTGTCCGTGGATCTGTCAGGGCGGTAGATGAATTGGAGAAGTTTGAGTGTGTCTGGAAGGGAGGAGGTGTTGTGGtctttgactagcctctcaaagcacttcatgatgacagaagtggcAAGTTCATGTAGTCCCTCCTGGTTTTggtctgttttcttctgttttaCTCCTAGTCCGGAGTTCTATTCACTATCACGTGTGATGGCTTATTTTACAGATTGACTCACTGCTTTGCAGGTTCTCTGTCATCTTGTCATAACTGTTTCTGTTTTGTCCTGTCACACTAGTTCCCAGTAAGTGTGCAATTGCACAGGAACTGTTTAGCACAGTCTGGATGTACTTTAGAGAGATCAAAACCAGATTCCCTGTGGAGCAGTACTGCATGTAGCTACATAAATGTCTCTGTCTTGTCCCCCTGTCTGTCACACTAGTTCCCAGTAAGTGCCAAAAGGCCAGGGAACTGTTTTGTACAGTCAGGACACACCTTGGAGAACTCAAAACCAAATTCCCAGTGGACCAGTACTACAGGTAGGCCCTACACATGGGTGAATCTAAAGTTGGCTACTTTTTTCGCAACAACTTATTCACAATTCCCTGTCCACAGAATGACATTCATAAGGGAAATTACAAGTCTCTTTATTACCATGTTCAGTTATGGAGTGATattgtctgtcttctctccttGATATTGAAAGGACAAACTAACATGTCATTTTCCATCCTCTACTCTGCTTCTAGGTTCCATGAGCACTGGAGGTTTGTTCTGCAGCGCCTGGCCTTCCTGGCAGCATTCGTGGTCTACCTGGAGAGTGAGTCTCTGGTGACACGCGAAGAAGTGGCACAAATACTAGGAAGTAGGTGTCAGTTCATTTGGGTGCCTTTGTTTTAGCTCGCCCGGTACCCCAGTGGATGGAGTTTGAACATTTTAGACCATTCCAATGTTAAATCTCCTCCCACCCATTGCACTAGGCAAGCTAAAATGAATGTACCCATGACCTTGAGTTGATCTTTTCTCAAGGCAATGGGTGCAATTGCAGACTGTTCCTCTGTCAATCGCAGTCAGGTAGTGCTGTGGTAGTCAAACATTTTCCCTATTTATTGTAGTtgaggtggtgagagagaagggattCCATCTGGATGTTGAGGACTACCTGGCAGGTGTGCTGATCATGGCCAGTGAACTGGTGAGAATGAATTGAGTGGCATTGTACCATTTTAATATATCAGTACATTGGTTTATACAAAATGTACATGTGTTTTTTTCGATAATATATGATGGTTAATTAAAATGATTATCTACTTGAATAAACTCACCTGTTCTCTCTAGTCTCGCCTGGCAGTCAACAGCGTCACAGCAGGGGACTATAGCCGGCCCCTCCGCATCTCCAACTTCATCAACGAGCTGGACTCAGGCTTCCGCCTGCTCAACCTCAAGAATGACCCCCTGCGTAAGCGCTACGATGGCCTCAAGTACGATGTGAAGAAGATAGAAGAGGTGGTCTACGACCTGTCTATCCGCGGCTTGTCCAAGGAGCTGGAGGCTGGGGGAGACAAGTAGAGCTGAGGATGTGGGGCCAGGGCGCTACCCTAGGCTGGGACCTGACCTCTCCATGACTGGGACAGTGGAGTCTTGACCTGCTGGAAAAcaggaataggaggtctgtggccCCCACAGCC of the Oncorhynchus masou masou isolate Uvic2021 chromosome 10, UVic_Omas_1.1, whole genome shotgun sequence genome contains:
- the tsn gene encoding translin isoform X1 — encoded protein: MSVPEMFSYIQGFLSADQEIREDIRKVVQVLEQTAREILTLLQSVHQPSGFKEIPSKCQKARELFCTVRTHLGELKTKFPVDQYYRFHEHWRFVLQRLAFLAAFVVYLESESLVTREEVAQILGIEVVREKGFHLDVEDYLAGVLIMASELSRLAVNSVTAGDYSRPLRISNFINELDSGFRLLNLKNDPLRKRYDGLKYDVKKIEEVVYDLSIRGLSKELEAGGDK
- the tsn gene encoding translin isoform X2, whose product is MMIWVRMPNRGKVPSKCQKARELFCTVRTHLGELKTKFPVDQYYRFHEHWRFVLQRLAFLAAFVVYLESESLVTREEVAQILGIEVVREKGFHLDVEDYLAGVLIMASELSRLAVNSVTAGDYSRPLRISNFINELDSGFRLLNLKNDPLRKRYDGLKYDVKKIEEVVYDLSIRGLSKELEAGGDK